A single region of the Salvelinus sp. IW2-2015 linkage group LG20, ASM291031v2, whole genome shotgun sequence genome encodes:
- the LOC111981508 gene encoding P2Y purinoceptor 3, with protein MKKEHETLQKREKQPQSTMSISQASNTTESTPMTETLSSFTPPPPLSPSPCSIDESYKYIFLPLCYSLTFFFSLTLNSIVLVRSCRRYGGCRHGNAPRRWTTSLIYMVNLATTDLMYGLSLPFLVASYMLRDRWVFGDFMCRLVRFLFYFNLYCSIFFLTCISVHRYLGICHPMRTITLESKGAVRGICAMVWVVVFVLTCPIFRFAQTGYVVRGGGGGGRAGEQGNGSEEEWGGDVLGGGPKVFVNCWDDAIDNEFAEYVPYGLVLHLLGFFIPFTIIAWCYSQVVRTIFRTLHSPSSSQVGGDEEGGGGGSEGRRERTSISISSSQHSHYIRRRRKSIKTIITITLLFALCFLPFHVTRTLFLLLRRGQMGGCNAMKTISICYKVTRPLASCNAWLNALLYFLTGDKSVPCCDTASRHDHHRNPSLWPLRILRKDRMGEKEEVKREKKTEKEKEGEIRRDNESKSSGIVF; from the coding sequence ATGAAAAAGGAACATGAGACGCTgcagaagagagaaaaacaaccaCAGTCAACCATGAGTATAAGCCAAGCCTCCAACACCACAGAGAGCACACCTATGACAGAGACCCTCTCTTCCttcaccccacccccccctctctccccctccccctgcaGTATTGACGAGTCCTACAAGTatatcttcctccctctctgctacTCCCTCACCTTCTTCTTCAGCCTGACGCTTAACTCCATTGTCCTGGTGCGCTCCTGCCGTCGCTATGGTGGCTGTCGCCACGGCAATGCCCCCCGCCGCTGGACCACGTCTCTGATCTACATGGTGAACCTGGCAACCACGGACCTGATGTACGGCCTGTCCCTGCCCTTCCTGGTGGCCAGCTATATGCTGCGAGACCGCTGGGTGTTTGGGGACTTCATGTGTCGCCTGGTGCGTTTCCTGTTCTACTTCAATCTCTACTGCTCCATCTTCTTCCTCACCTGTATCTCCGTCCACCGCTACCTAGGCATTTGCCACCCCATGAGGACCATCACCCTGGAGAGCAAGGGGGCTGTGAGGGGGATCTGCGCcatggtgtgggtggtggtgttcGTGCTTACTTGTCCCATCTTTAGGTTTGCCCAGACGGGGTATgtggtgagaggaggaggtggtggagggagggcaggagagcAGGGGAATGGATCTGAGGaggagtggggtggagatgtaCTCGGTGGTGGGCCGAAGGTGTTTGTGAACTGTTGGGATGATGCTATTGATAATGAGTTTGCAGAATACGTCCCGTACGGCCTCGTCCTGCACCTACTGGGGTTCTTCATCCCATTCACCATCATCGCATGGTGCTACTCCCAGGTAGTCAGGACCATCTTTAGGACCCTGCATTCCCCATCCAGCTCCCAGGTGGGGGGAGACGaggagggaggtggtggggggTCAGAAGGGCGCAGGGAGAGGacgtccatctccatctccagctCACAGCACTCCCATTACATCCGCAGGCGCCGCAAGTCCATCAAAACCATCATCACAATCACTCTCCTGTTCGCACTCTGCTTCCTCCCCTTCCACGTTACCCGGACACTATTCCTGCTCCTCAGGAGGGGTCAGATGGGAGGATGCAATGCCATGAAGACAATCTCTATCTGCTACAAGGTCACTAGGCCACTGGCCTCCTGTAATGCCTGGCTGAACGCTCTCCTGTACTTCCTCACTGGAGACAAGAGTGTTCCCTGCTGCGACACGGCCAGTCGGCATGACCACCACCGCAACCCCTCTCTCTGGCCACTGAGGATCCTGAGGAAAGACAgaatgggagagaaggaggaggtgaagagagaaaagaagacggaaaaggagaaggagggggagattCGTCGGGACAATGAGTCAAAGTCTTCTGGGATTGTCTTTTAG